The sequence below is a genomic window from Syntrophorhabdus sp..
CTTGCGTGAGGACAGGCGGCATGTCAAGGACAGGGATGTTCTCGCCATACGGCAGGCAATACCGGAGAACGGGAAGGTCTATCTTGAGATAGCCCTCTCCCGAGAATTGATCGATTTCGCGAGAAGGGTGCGGCCGAGCCGGGTCACGATAGTCCCTGAAAAGAACGACGACATGACGCCGGAACGGGGTCTCGATGTGAAAGAGAACGCCCGTGAGATCAAGAACGCAGTCAAGGCGCTCGGTAAAGAGGATATACCGGTATCCCTTTTCATAGAACCCGATATGGAGATGATCGACCTTTCGAAGGAATGCGGGGCACGCTTCATAGAGATCAACACGAGCGCGTATAGCAATGCGACGGAGAAGACCGACATCTACAGAGAGATCGACAGGATATACAAAGCCTCGGAGCGCGCCGCGGAGATCAGGATAAGGATCAACGCCGGATGCGGGCTCAATTACACGAACGTCGCGCCTCTCGTGCATGCGAAAGAGCTTCTCGAGGTCAACATCGGACGCGCCATAATCGAACGGGCCGATTCCGTCGGGTTGTCGATCGCTCTTGAAGAAATGATGGCAATTCTGGATTAGCGCGGGCCTCTCCCCCCCCCAGCGCACACA
It includes:
- a CDS encoding pyridoxine 5'-phosphate synthase is translated as MAFGGVQVPRTLLCVNVSHVAALRTARGGKEPDPVETARICAKIGCNSIAVRLREDRRHVKDRDVLAIRQAIPENGKVYLEIALSRELIDFARRVRPSRVTIVPEKNDDMTPERGLDVKENAREIKNAVKALGKEDIPVSLFIEPDMEMIDLSKECGARFIEINTSAYSNATEKTDIYREIDRIYKASERAAEIRIRINAGCGLNYTNVAPLVHAKELLEVNIGRAIIERADSVGLSIALEEMMAILD